The genomic interval tttttcggcaacctttgtttttctgtcatatctttattaatattgcttatatcttactgtaacttcacataaacattgtccagtatgcacacaaagtatgtgtagggactgggtccattatacctaaggtcaaggtcaccaaggtgttatacttaggttatttttaaggttaaagtttttcgtcaacctttgtttttctgtcatatctttgttacttttgcttatatcttactgtaacttcacataaacattgtccagtatgcaaacaaagtatgtacaggaactgggcccaaggtcaaggtcaccaaggatctaatacttaggttattttaaggttaattcggcaacctttgtttttctgtcataactttgttacttttgcttatatcttactgtaagttctcataaacattgtacagtatacaaacatattatatgcaggggctggacccattatacccaaggtcaaggtcacaaatgaattatacttggaattattttcatgttaaattttttcggaagctttattaatagacatatctttggtactttaaaagatgacttgaaattaaaaaaaaattgtttataatcatcatctgcatgtgtggttacatatcacataactctaattgtatttttgacagaattatgcccctttgtacttaaactttttttttgcaatcttcgctttctggatactactataatgcaatataagataaagacttgaaacttaaaatgtatctttatcaccatcatctgcatgtgtggtaacaatccccataactctgatttgtttttttgaccaacttatgccccttttatacttattgttttaacaaactttgttttctggacataactttggtactatataagataatgacttgaaactcaaaatatatctttaccatcatcatttgcatttgttgtaacaaccctaataactctaatttgtgtatttgatggaattatgccccttgatgtATCTTCCTCTTACAGTTGAggtcttttatttatttagtcatatattcattttactgtcaaatccccgaatagtagagcgcgctgtcttacggacagctcttgttctctttTACTGTAAATGAAGCAAGCTTTGCTAAGATACCTCGCATATACTTCAGTTACTAAGTCTTTCATGATACAGTTTTGTAGcgagatagagaccacatttacaaatatttaacacagaaatttggaatatttcaatagattataaaagaaacagaaataacAGATATGCAAAGATACATAATTTTCAATATGTGTACAAGTAGACTTGCCATGATAATATGCTTCTGCTGAAAATGTCTTTCCTTAAAACGTGACTCTCCAAGTTCAAAACTTCGGATATTGATTTCACAAGTACATTTTAAAGGTATACAGGTAAACTGTGGGTTCTAAATTCCGACACCTCAGACGCTTATTCAAAAGTAATGAAATGCTACCTGTACAAATATGAAGTCCCAAACTATcatttcggcgatatatgataaTTTTGGGTCGATTCACAGTCATTCACTCGCTCGCTCGTTCGCTTGTTCACTGGCTCCATTCATTGTTTTTTAACAGATGATGAAATCGCAAAATTTAGCCCTTATGTAATTACCGGTTTTCCCTGCCGAGTCTGTACATACTGCTGTAAGAAGAACGTTAGTCGGATAGGACGTGTCGACATCATAATTAGTTGCAAATGTAATTACTCCGGACGTTCCGTCTATAGAGAAATAGGTACTATGTGACGAAGCGGAATAATCTATGGAGAGTGTATACGTATCACCTATATCTTCATCAGTAACAGTGAACCCTGGGTCGGCGGTATTTGTACCAGCCTGCAAACAAATTGTAAACACTGACGTTACTTCACTGGGGACCATTTTAGAAATGACGTTTAATTAATAAAAACGACGCTTAAACTTTACTAACAACGGAAACATTTCATTATGCGTTTCTGGCATGGTCTCACACTGGATACGATATACTgcttgaacatttgaaatattcaccctTAGGTGGGCCATACCTTAAGTTAATATTTGTTTTAGTCTTTTAAAATCTGGTTGTCAACTTCTTAATTTCGagattttcttgaagaatattactAAATACTTACGTTCCCTTCGTACATAGTGATGTAATACGTTGAGGCACCGAAAACACACTCTTCAAGAACATCGTTGATATGAATTGTGAGGGTATACGGCCCACTAGTGGCTTTGCCATCGCTTGCCGTGAAATGTATCTCGAAGTAGTTTTGATCTTCGTAATCAAACTTTTCATTATTTTGGTTTCGAAGTTGCTTGCCTgatagaaacgaaaatatatttgttcacgtaatttatataaaatcgattgttaaatactttgaaattgagggccaagacaatgtgtttaatatctaaacattttactgaattaaTATAGTAATGTGCACAATATTAAATTAGGTTTAGAccatactttgtttctacaaGGTATCTATGTATTTGAAGACTACACTGAATTTGTAACTAATTTTACtttcccatatttttttttcatgcaaatcatgtataatcaccattatggaaatacaaaagaatacagttctGTGGTGCGTCTTAAAGGGAGGGATTTTCTACGTGTCTTGTACAATACCTGAGAATTCCGTTATCAAGTTTGCATCATATCATCGGCCGGTCAAATATTTTGGTTTACCAGTTCATGTTTGTTTAAAACCGTGTTCGCTTATCTTTGATAGCTCTGTATAATTGCACGTAACGAAATCTAAAAATATAAGTACCAGTTCAATATTACATGCGTtttcttacaaatattttattttaattctaatttcaGTACCTGAAATCAGCTTGAACTTAGAGGCGTATGCAGTAGGCCACACCgtgaaggtcaatgtcacactgtCACCGGTATCGGGATCATTCCGGTCAATGTCGTAGATCACAGAGTTTCCACCAATATCTTCATCAATATATACCTCAGCAGGAAGGTTATTAATAACTGGTGCTGTGTTGATatctaaatgataaaaatgacacatgtaaaattaaaaacacaATCACAGAATTCAAGTTTGCTTACACGTACCTCGGTAGATGGTTTGTTTACTACTGTTCATTCAGACATTAAGCAAACACAGAAAAAGAAACTGTGCTGAAGATTTAATCACTTAGTTCAAATCAGTTagttcaaattttatgaaatccataTCGGAATTGACTAGAGATTTTACAGGGATGGTTTAGTGGTATAAAATGCATGCTTCTCTTGTgaatataaaatgtttcaatatctTGGATAGACTTACTAGATAATAGAACCCTTAAGTCTTCGGTGGTCGTTGATTTGGTGTCTGAAACAGTGACGGTCAATAAGTAAGCACTGTCCACCGCGAACGTCAAATCGTTTGAAGTCTTTATCTCTCCACTTACTGCAAAAGAAgcagaaaaatgttttcttattaataaaaatattgaaaaaagagaCAAGGTGTAAACATCTATGAGAAAAATGTCACAGTTTGTAACTTGACACTGATCTATCAAGACTATGACAAGAGCGCCTGGTATGAAAATAGCCAATTCCGTTTTGTTTCCGAATTCAGGATTCAAACATTGGTGTCAATCAGAGCACTGTTACCTCTCGCTAGTACACCAGCAGTAATACATGCAAATTAATATTCTGAAATAACcaaataatatttcaaagaaGAGATTCAGACGACGCAGTTGTTACATCTCTTTACCAAACAGTAGGCTAAACAGACAAACTTATTGATGTACTTCCTTTCTTTTTTCCGAGAGCAATAACTTTACGACGAGAATAAGTAAATGCTTACAATTGGTCATTTTCATAAAAGTGGTACAATATTAAAGTGTTTATACACTATAAAAGTGTTTATCACCTTTTTATAAGAATACAGCGCTCTACTAAATTTTAATATGACACTGAGGAAAATCAAAAATGCCTCGTTCTGATTATCTTACGTAACAAGAACAGTCAGCTTAACGTCTTGAAAGAATGAGCCCAGCTAATCTATCTTCACATGGTTCTATGCGATTTATTTGTTGCAATGTCATGTACAACATTATTATGTTACGCCCCTAAAAAAGCACGTTAGATTTAAGTCTAAAAATACATTAGGTTTTCTTAATAACCGTTTTTATTATCAGAGTGTGGCAACAGATATTGTAAACAGATGCCAGTCTCTAGATCTATCGCTTCTGTTTTGCTGACAATATATGCTTATAGATCTACACACAGATGCATATGATATTCAAATGCAATGTTTTGTTATTTCAGTAATTTCCCGAAACTCGTTTTATGTGTAGATCACTTTTGAATACCTGCGTCTATGGTGAATAAGTCTGGTGTTACCGGATATGACGTCATAGTATAGGTCAGAGATGAACTATCATTATCCGATGCAGACACTGTGAACACTGTGGCGCCCATGCTTGTTGAGCTAGCATCTACAGATATATCAGCTGTAAAAACAAAGTAAATATTATTAGCTACATAGCTTGTCAGTGATCATTTACTAGTGGTAACAAACCATGTAACTATTTATTATAACATGGCTCGATTTAACTGCCAGGTAGCTCTACACAAAGAAGAagatcaagctctgtatattctacgataaacaatggttgacgcgatgaccggtaagagagcattttGAGGTTAGTTTTGACGTCAGATTGACGCAAGATGTCTGGTTCATTACTACACAATGATTTTACAAACTGACACTTTAGAATTTTATCTCTGTGATAAAAATACATAGACACCAATGTAAATGATTTAGATTTTAGAACAAGGCCATGGTCACACATATAGTTAATGGCCATTCATATGACGTTGGTGGTACTCCGGATTCATTTGGCATATTTTCAGAACAAGGCCTTATAGACATCTTCAGTAGTAGTGTATTTGATGTCTATGACACTGCAAACATCTTTAACATTTTAGAACAAGATACGGCCACAGTCAATAGTAATGACAATCATATGTACTTCTAAGACTTTATTAAATTCCTTTAATACATATCAATAAGATGCTGATATGTAAGTCCTTTATCAGATCGTATTTTAACTTAAATTGTCCTCTTAATTTTCCTCAAAAATAAATTCTGATGATAAGAAAACGACGTCATAGAGCTTTAAGAATCACATTCAATGACTCCACTTCA from Mercenaria mercenaria strain notata chromosome 2, MADL_Memer_1, whole genome shotgun sequence carries:
- the LOC123562403 gene encoding protocadherin Fat 4-like, whose product is MYTVTTECWDNYGTSTSDVIVFILPNTAPTITNLPADISVDASSTSMGATVFTVSASDNDSSSLTYTMTSYPVTPDLFTIDAVSGEIKTSNDLTFAVDSAYLLTVTVSDTKSTTTEDLRVLLSNINTAPVINNLPAEVYIDEDIGGNSVIYDIDRNDPDTGDSVTLTFTVWPTAYASKFKLISGKQLRNQNNEKFDYEDQNYFEIHFTASDGKATSGPYTLTIHINDVLEECVFGASTYYITMYEGNAGTNTADPGFTVTDEDIGDTYTLSIDYSASSHSTYFSIDGTSGVITFATNYDVDTSYPTNVLLTAVCTDSAGKTGTATVNVTVLDVNDNAPEFGKSGYISYINQYDGPATTVKQMNMFCSDSDSGTNADIEYSWSEVTAGSSSYFHMSTSGKIILLTYPAISMTYGDIHSFTITGTDKGTPSLSGTTTLDIVYMETNNSASLSIPTTTTTTAASTSTVETTTTSASFWDEPVNIIGVVLAAVIGALVAGLIGYLCLKRCKRLKHRRTPRSPDRGKRKIEPKPDQESTPFDFWGQNSHDIGGVSYMHNAVPVPSS